In one Bacteroidales bacterium genomic region, the following are encoded:
- a CDS encoding ion transporter has translation MNAKFKRKLYEIVFEADTPAGKTFDIFLLIAVLLSVIIVMLESIESIGSKYASSLRIAEWIFTIIFTIEYIVRILIINRKQKYIFSFYGIIDLLAIIPTYIGVLVPGTSHSLIVIRSLRLLRIFRIFKLPRYIRESQALVKALIASKHKIGIFFFSVIMIVIILGTIMYLIEDKESGFTSIPQSIYWAIVTLTTVGYGDIAPATDFGKFIASFVMILGYAIIAVPTGIITSEITKYNKDKITTKVCPNCLKEGHETDAKHCKFCGAEINPENS, from the coding sequence ATGAATGCAAAATTTAAACGAAAACTATATGAAATAGTTTTTGAAGCTGATACACCCGCAGGCAAAACCTTTGACATCTTTCTCCTTATTGCTGTACTTTTAAGCGTAATTATTGTTATGCTTGAAAGTATCGAATCAATCGGTTCAAAATATGCATCTTCACTCAGAATTGCTGAATGGATCTTCACTATAATTTTCACAATAGAATATATTGTAAGAATTCTCATTATAAACAGAAAACAAAAATACATATTCAGTTTTTACGGAATAATTGACTTATTAGCGATTATACCGACATATATCGGGGTTTTAGTTCCGGGAACATCTCACAGCTTAATTGTGATAAGATCATTAAGATTATTAAGAATTTTCAGAATTTTTAAACTTCCCAGATATATAAGAGAAAGCCAAGCTCTTGTAAAAGCACTAATTGCAAGTAAGCATAAAATAGGAATATTCTTCTTCTCTGTAATAATGATAGTTATTATATTAGGCACAATAATGTATTTAATAGAAGATAAAGAAAGTGGTTTTACAAGTATTCCTCAAAGTATTTATTGGGCTATTGTTACATTAACAACTGTTGGGTATGGTGATATAGCTCCTGCTACAGATTTCGGAAAGTTTATTGCAAGTTTTGTTATGATTCTCGGTTACGCAATTATAGCCGTACCTACCGGAATAATTACATCTGAAATCACAAAATACAATAAAGATAAGATTACCACAAAAGTATGTCCAAATTGCTTAAAAGAAGGACATGAGACTGATGCAAAACATTGCAAATTTTGCGGTGCGGAAATCAATCCTGAAAATTCTTAA
- a CDS encoding helix-turn-helix transcriptional regulator has translation MMENYIRVERAKKKITQAELAKQVQVSRQTIHAIETGKFVPSTVLAMKIAQYFGIMLEELFILEKSDFVK, from the coding sequence ATAATGGAAAACTATATACGAGTCGAAAGAGCTAAAAAGAAAATTACACAAGCTGAATTAGCTAAACAAGTTCAGGTTTCCAGACAAACCATTCACGCCATTGAAACCGGAAAATTTGTCCCTTCTACAGTACTTGCCATGAAAATTGCTCAATATTTCGGAATTATGCTTGAAGAACTTTTTATATTAGAAAAATCTGATTTTGTAAAGTAA
- a CDS encoding YifB family Mg chelatase-like AAA ATPase, which produces MLVKTYGSAVQGVDATTITVEVNISRGANFYLVGLPDAAVKESQQRIESALREHDYKIPGKKVVINMAPADIRKEGSSYDLTIAIGILAANEDIKSDEIHNYVIMGELSLDGTLKPIKGVLPIAIQARAEEFKGFILPKENAREAAVVNNLNVYGVENIKEVIDFFDEKIELEPTIVDTRKEFYENVNFSDLDFVDVKGQENVKRALEIAAAGGHNIIMIGPPGAGKTMISKRIPTILPPLTLSEALETTKIHSVAGKTEKNSSLITQRPFRSPHHTISDVALVGGGQFPQPGEISLAHNGVLFLDELPEFKRTVLEVMRQPLEDRKITISRAKFTVDYPASFMLVASMNPCPCGYYNHPDRECVCGSGTVQKYLNKISGPLLDRIDIHIEVVPVPFSKLDDAEPGESGEVVRERVIAARNIQEERFKEFNEIHNNAQMSPKMMRTYCQIDETGGSLLKNAMERLGLSARAYDRILKVSRTIADLSSSESIKSEHLAEAIQYRSLDRDSWGG; this is translated from the coding sequence ATGCTGGTCAAAACATACGGAAGTGCAGTTCAGGGCGTTGATGCAACAACAATTACAGTAGAAGTTAATATTTCAAGAGGTGCAAATTTTTATTTGGTTGGTTTGCCGGATGCTGCTGTAAAGGAGAGTCAACAAAGAATTGAATCTGCTTTAAGAGAACACGACTATAAAATTCCCGGAAAAAAAGTAGTTATTAATATGGCTCCCGCCGATATTCGCAAAGAGGGTTCATCCTACGATTTAACAATTGCAATTGGTATTCTTGCCGCAAATGAGGATATAAAATCAGACGAAATACATAATTACGTTATAATGGGAGAACTGTCTCTCGACGGAACTTTAAAGCCGATTAAAGGGGTTTTGCCTATAGCAATACAAGCAAGAGCCGAAGAATTTAAAGGTTTTATTTTACCCAAAGAAAATGCAAGGGAAGCTGCTGTTGTTAATAATCTTAATGTTTATGGTGTAGAAAATATTAAAGAAGTTATAGATTTTTTTGATGAAAAAATTGAACTTGAACCAACAATTGTAGATACAAGAAAAGAATTTTATGAAAATGTTAATTTTTCTGATTTAGATTTTGTTGACGTTAAAGGACAAGAAAATGTAAAACGTGCTTTGGAAATTGCAGCTGCCGGCGGACATAATATTATTATGATAGGTCCTCCCGGTGCAGGTAAAACAATGATTTCGAAACGAATTCCTACAATATTACCGCCACTGACATTATCAGAAGCATTGGAAACTACAAAAATTCATTCCGTTGCCGGTAAAACCGAAAAAAATTCATCATTAATAACACAAAGACCGTTTCGTTCTCCGCATCATACTATTAGTGATGTTGCATTAGTCGGCGGAGGACAATTTCCGCAACCCGGCGAAATTTCTTTAGCACATAACGGTGTTTTGTTTTTAGATGAATTACCTGAATTTAAACGTACTGTCTTGGAAGTTATGCGTCAACCTCTCGAAGACAGGAAAATAACTATTTCAAGAGCAAAATTTACGGTTGACTATCCTGCAAGTTTTATGCTTGTTGCGTCTATGAACCCTTGTCCTTGCGGTTATTATAATCATCCTGACAGAGAATGTGTTTGCGGATCGGGAACTGTGCAAAAATATCTGAATAAAATTTCAGGACCTTTGCTTGACAGAATTGATATTCACATTGAAGTTGTTCCCGTACCTTTTTCAAAGTTGGATGATGCAGAACCCGGAGAAAGCGGTGAAGTAGTAAGGGAAAGAGTTATTGCTGCCCGAAATATTCAAGAAGAACGTTTTAAAGAATTTAATGAAATACACAACAATGCTCAAATGTCACCAAAAATGATGAGAACTTATTGCCAAATTGATGAAACAGGAGGGTCTCTTTTAAAAAATGCAATGGAAAGATTAGGATTATCTGCAAGAGCTTACGACAGAATATTAAAAGTTTCAAGAACAATAGCAGATTTATCATCTTCCGAAAGCATAAAATCCGAACATCTTGCCGAAGCTATCCAATATCGAAGTTTGGACAGGGATAGTTGGGGAGGGTAA
- a CDS encoding manganese efflux pump MntP family protein — translation MNLSLLILTAIGLSIDGFAVSVVYGTYAAKQKIKIALKLSVIFGIFHVIMPLIGYLAGTGIKDYIEAFDHWIAFVILLFIGIKMIAEEIKNSKNNNKKEYNTDFKVILYLAFATSIDALAVGISFSLIDVPIFQTVGFIGISAFLFSFTGVWFGNFISKKINLKIQIIGGLILIGIGTKILIEHLYLHYFC, via the coding sequence ATGAATTTGAGCCTGTTAATACTTACAGCAATAGGATTATCAATTGATGGTTTTGCAGTATCTGTTGTTTACGGAACATATGCCGCAAAACAAAAAATAAAAATTGCACTAAAATTATCTGTGATTTTCGGAATTTTTCATGTGATAATGCCTCTTATCGGATACCTTGCAGGAACCGGAATAAAAGATTACATCGAAGCATTTGATCATTGGATAGCTTTTGTGATCCTTTTATTTATAGGAATAAAAATGATAGCAGAAGAAATAAAGAACAGTAAAAATAACAATAAAAAAGAATATAATACCGATTTTAAAGTAATACTATATTTAGCTTTTGCTACAAGTATTGATGCTTTAGCTGTGGGAATCAGTTTTTCGCTTATTGATGTGCCGATTTTTCAAACAGTAGGATTCATAGGCATTTCAGCCTTTTTATTTTCTTTTACAGGGGTTTGGTTCGGTAATTTTATATCAAAAAAGATCAATTTAAAGATACAAATAATAGGCGGGCTTATATTAATCGGCATAGGAACCAAAATTTTGATTGAACATTTATATCTGCATTATTTCTGTTAA
- a CDS encoding TonB-dependent receptor produces MIKINIIIISILMIFSVFHVIAQDSKSYESVGVIQGKVIDVDNNNPVEYAMIALFSDTDELITGIVSDPDGKFMLKDIAFGSYYLIVDFIGYEKMTIPDIKLSKKSTDIKVKIQLKKAENEIEEVTIVADKNLIDFQIDKKVVNVDKNISAAGGTAVDALQNVPSINTDLEGNVTLRGSSEYTVLIDGRPTILEGSDALNQMPASLIKSIEIITNPSAKYDPDGTAGIINIITKKEGGTGLTGLVNLSYGTGPLYAGDVFFKLSKKKYSLSGGIDYNDRSFDMEYYTDQLSFFSDRTESLIYEGEKTVRRDRASINAAFDYKLTKNNTLSLQAKYSMTGMSLNSNTFNTYQYQSADPEEYFFTNDVMNINPEAYQLTIGNIHKFNGNGHELSTSFNFSSTNALKNEHLIIYDSDINHNLFGTTEDALRVNNDAWNKYRFEIDYSLLMNERGKIEAGLQYRFYDSESDYIGNFSFNDADNLSETDISDFNRKIYAAYGTYSNAFGKFEMKFGLRTEFTDRELNQQTINNTYSYENIDLYPSAYFTYHIDKSQQLQLNYSKRLNRPKERALNPYIFFSDGFSVMKGNPELEPEFANLAEINYMKIYKLGLVSLEGFYRQTTNKIARYGELNDAGILEYSWGNIDKDISIGAELMSNTNLTKWWTLDINVSLFKYKLEGDYSGENVNRESMNWDANITAGFKLKTNTVFQVMGMYKSPTVTIEGESEAMYFAGAGIKQEFFKRKLSVMFNIQDIFQTRYKTTTTETSNYYIFNEKHRLAPFATIKLSYKINSFKQDKVKIKDETGDYDIFID; encoded by the coding sequence ATGATAAAAATAAATATAATAATTATATCAATATTAATGATATTTAGTGTGTTTCATGTAATTGCACAAGATTCAAAGAGTTATGAATCTGTTGGAGTAATACAAGGTAAAGTAATAGATGTTGATAATAATAACCCTGTTGAATATGCAATGATTGCATTATTTTCTGATACAGATGAATTGATCACAGGTATTGTTTCAGATCCCGATGGAAAATTTATGTTAAAAGATATTGCTTTTGGGAGCTATTATTTGATCGTTGATTTTATAGGTTATGAAAAAATGACAATCCCTGATATAAAATTATCAAAAAAATCTACGGATATTAAAGTTAAAATTCAGTTAAAAAAGGCTGAAAATGAAATTGAAGAAGTGACTATTGTTGCAGACAAAAATTTGATTGATTTTCAGATTGATAAAAAAGTAGTAAATGTTGATAAAAATATTTCTGCTGCAGGTGGTACTGCTGTTGATGCATTACAAAATGTTCCGTCAATTAATACTGATCTTGAAGGCAATGTAACTTTAAGAGGGAGTTCGGAATATACTGTATTAATTGATGGACGTCCGACTATTTTAGAAGGTAGTGATGCCTTAAATCAAATGCCTGCAAGTTTGATCAAAAGCATTGAGATAATTACTAATCCTTCAGCAAAATATGATCCGGACGGAACAGCCGGGATTATCAATATTATTACAAAGAAGGAAGGCGGCACAGGTCTTACAGGATTGGTTAATTTATCATACGGAACAGGTCCGCTTTATGCCGGAGATGTCTTTTTCAAGTTAAGCAAAAAAAAATACAGTTTATCAGGAGGTATCGACTATAATGACAGAAGTTTTGATATGGAATACTATACGGATCAATTGAGTTTTTTCTCTGATCGAACTGAATCTTTAATCTATGAAGGAGAGAAAACTGTAAGAAGAGACAGGGCAAGTATTAATGCTGCATTTGATTATAAGCTCACAAAAAATAATACCCTGAGCTTACAAGCAAAATATAGTATGACGGGCATGTCTTTAAACAGTAATACATTCAATACTTATCAATATCAATCGGCAGACCCTGAGGAATATTTCTTTACAAATGATGTAATGAATATCAACCCGGAAGCTTATCAATTAACTATTGGAAATATTCATAAGTTTAACGGGAACGGGCATGAATTAAGTACATCTTTTAATTTTAGTTCTACGAATGCTTTGAAGAATGAACATTTGATCATTTATGATTCAGACATTAATCATAATTTATTCGGAACAACAGAAGATGCTTTGCGAGTCAATAATGATGCTTGGAATAAATATCGCTTTGAAATTGATTATAGTTTACTCATGAATGAGCGAGGAAAAATTGAAGCGGGATTGCAATATCGATTTTATGATTCAGAATCTGATTATATCGGAAACTTTTCTTTCAATGATGCTGATAATTTATCAGAAACAGACATATCAGATTTTAACAGGAAGATCTATGCTGCATACGGTACTTATTCTAATGCTTTTGGAAAATTTGAAATGAAATTTGGTTTGAGAACAGAATTTACCGACAGAGAATTAAATCAACAGACAATAAATAATACATATAGTTATGAAAATATTGATCTTTATCCTAGTGCTTATTTTACATATCATATTGATAAATCTCAACAATTACAACTTAATTACAGCAAGCGTTTAAATCGTCCTAAGGAAAGAGCATTGAACCCTTATATATTTTTTTCTGACGGTTTTTCAGTTATGAAAGGAAATCCTGAATTGGAACCTGAATTTGCAAATTTAGCAGAAATTAATTATATGAAAATTTACAAACTCGGACTTGTTTCTTTAGAAGGTTTTTACAGGCAAACAACTAACAAGATAGCGAGATACGGAGAATTAAACGATGCAGGTATCCTTGAATATTCATGGGGTAACATTGATAAGGATATATCAATAGGAGCTGAATTGATGAGTAATACCAATCTGACAAAATGGTGGACTTTGGATATCAATGTAAGTTTATTTAAATATAAATTGGAAGGAGATTATTCAGGTGAGAATGTCAATAGAGAAAGTATGAATTGGGATGCAAATATTACTGCCGGTTTTAAATTAAAAACGAACACCGTATTTCAGGTTATGGGTATGTATAAAAGCCCTACAGTAACAATTGAAGGAGAAAGTGAAGCTATGTATTTTGCCGGAGCAGGAATAAAGCAAGAATTTTTTAAGCGAAAGCTTAGTGTTATGTTCAATATACAAGATATTTTCCAAACACGATATAAAACAACTACTACTGAAACAAGTAATTATTATATCTTTAATGAAAAACATCGTTTGGCTCCTTTTGCGACCATTAAGTTAAGCTATAAAATAAACAGTTTTAAACAAGATAAAGTAAAAATTAAAGATGAAACCGGAGATTATGATATTTTCATTGATTAA
- a CDS encoding DEAD/DEAH box helicase, with amino-acid sequence MKFTELELDEQLLEAINYMGFETATPIQEKAIPIILENRDMIACAQTGTGKTGAFVLPVLNKLIGKKDSSTDTLIIVPTRELAIQIEQQIQGFSYFVSATSIAVYGGGDGKEWDNQKNALKNGVDIIVATPGRLISHLKLGYVNLNNIKHLILDEADRMLDMGFIDDLKAIISFIKNKHQTLMFSATMPQSINQLAKRILHKPVEIFLSVSKPAEGVDHKAYLCYDEQKEKVLNHILIKRKHYDSIIIFTSTKSKVSDIVRSLNKSGFQSQGISSNLDQDKREEVLRGFRSKRIRILVATDVMSRGIDVKEINMVINYDVPHDAEDYVHRVGRTARVNAIGEALTLVNPRDMYKMRKIEQLIEATVPKFQPPDDIGAGPEWKEGKHRPNNKRKYYKKKKNFKRRNPNKR; translated from the coding sequence ATGAAATTTACTGAACTCGAACTTGATGAGCAATTATTGGAAGCCATAAATTATATGGGCTTTGAAACAGCTACACCGATTCAAGAAAAAGCGATTCCGATTATTCTCGAAAACAGAGATATGATTGCTTGTGCACAAACAGGTACAGGTAAAACAGGAGCATTTGTTTTACCGGTTCTTAATAAACTGATCGGCAAAAAAGACAGCAGTACAGACACCTTAATAATTGTTCCGACAAGAGAATTAGCAATTCAAATTGAACAACAAATACAAGGATTCTCATATTTTGTTTCTGCAACTTCAATTGCCGTTTATGGCGGTGGCGACGGCAAGGAATGGGATAACCAAAAAAATGCCTTGAAAAACGGAGTTGATATCATTGTTGCAACTCCGGGAAGATTAATATCTCATTTAAAATTGGGATATGTCAACCTAAATAATATTAAACATTTAATTTTAGATGAAGCCGACAGAATGTTGGATATGGGCTTCATTGACGATTTGAAAGCAATCATTTCCTTTATTAAAAATAAACATCAAACCTTAATGTTTAGTGCCACCATGCCACAAAGTATTAATCAATTGGCTAAAAGGATCTTACACAAGCCGGTTGAAATATTTTTGTCAGTTTCTAAACCTGCTGAAGGTGTAGATCATAAGGCTTACCTTTGCTATGACGAACAGAAAGAAAAAGTATTAAATCATATTTTAATTAAACGTAAACATTACGACAGTATCATTATTTTTACTTCTACAAAAAGTAAGGTTTCTGATATTGTCAGGTCGCTAAACAAATCCGGTTTTCAGTCACAAGGAATTTCTTCTAATCTTGATCAGGATAAACGTGAAGAAGTATTAAGAGGTTTCAGGTCTAAGCGAATACGAATTTTAGTGGCAACAGATGTAATGAGTCGCGGCATAGATGTAAAAGAAATTAACATGGTGATAAATTATGATGTACCTCATGATGCTGAAGATTATGTTCACCGTGTAGGACGAACAGCCAGAGTCAATGCGATAGGTGAAGCTTTAACCTTGGTTAATCCGAGAGACATGTATAAGATGAGAAAAATTGAACAATTAATAGAAGCTACTGTTCCGAAATTTCAACCACCTGATGATATAGGTGCCGGACCGGAATGGAAAGAAGGAAAACACAGACCGAATAACAAAAGGAAATATTACAAGAAAAAAAAGAACTTTAAAAGGAGAAATCCTAACAAGAGATAA
- a CDS encoding metallophosphoesterase yields MRIIIIISILLIIFGSAGYYVYIRAIQAFSGTFATSIPVLILYILLISSFFLGKIIEHYSIGSLSNALVKIGSIYLGLFLYAFLFVVFFDFIRLINYIIPFFPATVTADYQKTKLIIGIFSITFISLIFLNGYFNAQTPKVNKLDITINKSKASFDTLHIVAVSDIHLGTMVNKTKIKRLIYIINELNPDLVIIAGDIIDDNIKVVKHFKLVEYFKKLKPKYGVYSCLGNHEYISRAYKDFDYFEKNGIHMLKDTAELIDNKFYIIGRDDIQGKSIAGKERKSLDKLTKDIDFNLPVFLLDHQPYNLEKTAEHAVDFQFSGHTHKGQIWPFNYLTGLIFEKDFGYLKKGNTHFYITSGYGTAVIPIRVGSNSEIVSIKITNK; encoded by the coding sequence ATGAGAATAATAATTATAATTTCAATACTTTTAATCATATTCGGTTCTGCCGGATATTATGTTTACATCAGAGCTATACAAGCTTTTTCAGGAACTTTTGCTACATCAATTCCGGTTCTGATATTATATATTCTGTTAATATCATCTTTTTTTCTCGGAAAAATTATTGAACATTATTCCATCGGTTCTTTGAGTAATGCGCTTGTTAAAATCGGCTCTATATATCTGGGATTATTTCTGTACGCATTTCTTTTTGTTGTTTTCTTTGATTTTATTCGCTTGATAAATTACATTATCCCCTTTTTTCCTGCTACTGTTACTGCCGATTATCAAAAAACAAAACTTATTATCGGGATATTTTCGATCACTTTTATTTCTTTAATATTTCTTAACGGATATTTTAATGCTCAAACACCGAAAGTTAATAAGCTTGACATTACAATAAATAAAAGTAAAGCAAGTTTTGACACTTTACATATTGTTGCCGTCAGCGACATTCATCTCGGCACAATGGTCAATAAAACAAAAATAAAGCGATTAATATATATCATTAATGAACTGAATCCCGATTTAGTTATTATCGCCGGAGATATAATTGATGATAATATTAAAGTTGTGAAGCACTTTAAATTAGTGGAATATTTCAAAAAATTAAAGCCGAAATACGGGGTATATTCTTGTCTGGGCAATCATGAATACATAAGTAGAGCTTATAAAGATTTTGATTATTTTGAAAAAAACGGAATACATATGTTAAAAGATACTGCTGAATTAATTGATAATAAATTTTACATTATCGGCAGAGACGATATTCAAGGGAAAAGTATTGCCGGAAAAGAACGAAAATCATTAGATAAACTGACAAAAGATATTGATTTCAATCTTCCTGTTTTTTTATTAGACCATCAGCCTTATAACTTAGAAAAAACAGCCGAACATGCTGTTGATTTTCAATTTTCCGGACATACACATAAAGGACAAATTTGGCCGTTTAATTATTTAACCGGATTGATTTTTGAAAAAGATTTTGGATATTTAAAAAAGGGAAACACACATTTCTACATTACTTCCGGTTACGGAACGGCTGTTATTCCTATTCGTGTAGGCAGCAATTCCGAAATTGTCAGCATTAAAATAACTAATAAATAA
- a CDS encoding site-specific DNA-methyltransferase produces MNKLYFGDNLDILKSLHKEYPKGLIDLIYIDPPFNSKRNYNILFEDIELVGVKAQKQAFADTWSNVSYIDTLNEIADLNQNLYQFIKTLDNISTSKSSISYLTTMAIRIWYMHKLLKNTGSFYLHCDPTMSHYLKMVCDLIFGEKNFVNEIIWHYRRWTGNAKAFMKMHDIIFFYTKQHNKAIFNVQYTDYTNESLKRKQHYHTRIKAGDVYETSIDEKGVKENDVWQIPYLNSQAKERQGYPTQKPEALLEKIILASSNKGDLVADFFCGCGTSIAVAERLNRKWTGADISHIAVKLIAKRLTDKYGKEFKKKFEIFGFPKDIMSAKMLAEETKGGRLKFEAWIVEVMLHGFLNESKTQMGYDGHFSFDFNKEKQIGLIEVKSGKATPTMLNHFIKTLETKNGVIGIFVCFAEQVTKNMRLIEKQQGYYKEEYFKNRYPKVQIITVEDLMDDKHIEMPTSTKTDFKTAQTDDKSKQSKLNIKD; encoded by the coding sequence ATGAATAAACTTTATTTTGGTGATAACCTTGATATATTAAAGAGTTTACATAAAGAATACCCAAAAGGGTTAATTGATTTAATATATATTGATCCGCCGTTTAATTCAAAACGAAACTACAATATTCTTTTTGAAGATATTGAATTAGTAGGAGTTAAGGCACAGAAACAAGCATTTGCAGACACATGGAGTAATGTGTCGTATATTGACACTTTAAACGAAATTGCAGATTTAAATCAAAATCTATATCAATTTATAAAAACATTAGACAATATATCAACATCAAAAAGTAGTATATCGTATCTTACAACAATGGCAATACGTATTTGGTATATGCACAAGCTGTTAAAAAATACAGGGAGTTTTTATTTGCATTGCGACCCGACAATGAGTCATTATTTGAAAATGGTTTGTGATTTAATTTTCGGAGAGAAAAATTTTGTTAATGAAATAATTTGGCATTATAGAAGATGGACAGGAAATGCAAAAGCATTTATGAAAATGCACGATATTATTTTTTTTTACACAAAACAGCATAACAAAGCAATATTCAATGTACAATATACTGATTATACAAACGAATCATTGAAAAGAAAACAACATTATCATACGAGAATAAAGGCAGGAGATGTTTACGAAACATCAATTGATGAGAAAGGGGTTAAAGAAAATGACGTATGGCAAATTCCTTATTTAAATTCGCAGGCAAAAGAAAGACAAGGCTACCCAACTCAAAAGCCTGAGGCATTATTAGAAAAAATAATTTTAGCAAGTTCAAATAAAGGTGATTTAGTTGCTGATTTTTTCTGCGGATGCGGAACTTCAATTGCCGTAGCAGAACGACTTAACAGAAAATGGACAGGTGCGGATATATCTCATATTGCCGTTAAATTAATAGCAAAAAGACTTACAGATAAATATGGCAAAGAATTTAAAAAGAAGTTTGAAATATTTGGTTTTCCTAAAGATATAATGTCTGCAAAAATGTTAGCAGAAGAAACAAAAGGCGGAAGATTAAAATTTGAAGCATGGATTGTTGAAGTTATGTTACACGGATTTTTAAACGAAAGTAAAACTCAAATGGGGTATGACGGTCATTTTTCTTTTGATTTCAACAAAGAAAAACAAATTGGATTAATAGAAGTCAAAAGCGGAAAAGCTACCCCTACTATGCTTAACCATTTTATTAAAACATTAGAAACAAAAAACGGTGTTATCGGAATATTTGTGTGCTTTGCCGAACAAGTAACAAAGAATATGCGATTAATAGAGAAACAACAAGGATATTATAAAGAAGAATACTTTAAAAACAGGTATCCTAAAGTACAAATAATAACAGTTGAAGATTTAATGGATGATAAACATATTGAAATGCCAACATCAACAAAGACAGATTTTAAAACAGCACAAACAGATGATAAATCAAAACAATCTAAACTTAATATTAAAGACTAA
- a CDS encoding IS1595 family transposase — translation MNIIQISKKFPTDIDAINYFESYRWKDGRICPYCKKEHKGNRSKDNRFKCSKCKKSFSVKTGTYLHDTRLPLKKWLFMFSIITDAKKGLSALQLQRNLDISYPTAFNCYHKIREIMTIENKEVKLEGILEQDETFVGGKPRPMPNTDCLEPKERKELDKKIEEYEKEGFDFETKEKRYVACDKDIKRGRGSQKKIPVVGLVQRDGNVVAEVMRKLSYKELKQLVKKHVDNIDDSLLITDEYKGYSQFGKIIEHIKIEHTEMYSYRGINTNTIESFWAFIKRQIMGQHHHVSPEKLHLYVAETVFKFNNRKDDDMFETLVRLSMTSKKNN, via the coding sequence ATGAACATAATCCAAATATCAAAAAAGTTCCCTACTGACATTGATGCGATTAATTATTTTGAATCGTATCGGTGGAAAGACGGTCGTATTTGTCCTTATTGTAAAAAAGAACACAAAGGTAACCGCAGTAAAGATAATAGGTTTAAATGTAGCAAATGCAAAAAATCATTTTCAGTGAAAACCGGAACATACCTACATGATACAAGACTTCCGCTAAAGAAATGGCTGTTTATGTTCAGCATTATAACAGATGCAAAAAAAGGATTATCCGCCTTACAGCTTCAAAGAAACCTTGATATAAGCTACCCTACGGCTTTTAATTGTTATCATAAAATAAGAGAGATAATGACAATTGAAAACAAAGAAGTTAAGTTAGAAGGCATTTTAGAACAAGACGAAACTTTTGTAGGTGGTAAACCCCGACCAATGCCCAATACAGATTGTTTAGAACCAAAAGAACGCAAAGAATTAGATAAAAAAATTGAAGAATACGAAAAAGAGGGTTTTGATTTTGAAACAAAGGAAAAACGCTATGTTGCTTGCGATAAAGATATAAAGCGAGGCAGAGGTTCTCAAAAAAAGATACCGGTTGTCGGACTTGTTCAAAGAGACGGCAATGTAGTTGCAGAAGTAATGAGAAAATTATCCTATAAAGAATTAAAGCAATTAGTAAAAAAACATGTTGATAATATTGATGATTCGCTGTTAATAACTGATGAGTACAAAGGGTACAGTCAATTTGGGAAAATAATTGAACATATAAAAATAGAACATACCGAAATGTATTCATACAGAGGAATCAATACAAATACGATTGAGAGTTTTTGGGCATTTATAAAGCGGCAAATTATGGGGCAGCATCACCACGTGTCGCCCGAAAAGTTACATCTTTACGTTGCCGAAACCGTTTTTAAATTCAATAACCGTAAAGATGATGATATGTTTGAAACGTTGGTAAGGTTAAGCATGACAAGTAAAAAGAACAATTAA